In Dermacentor andersoni chromosome 4, qqDerAnde1_hic_scaffold, whole genome shotgun sequence, the following proteins share a genomic window:
- the LOC126537926 gene encoding gamma-interferon-inducible lysosomal thiol reductase-like, with translation MKATGLLSARYISCIFIIAALSSSPTTGEPVNLALYYEGLCPDSQDFILGQLWPTFGKLEEYLDLDLLPFGNADMKVANGTITFRCQHGPDECLVNEVQTCAVKYVHPTRKLLDFVACMLRQPDPTQAGASCARKVGTDWAVLDRCSRGPEATQLLYEMGKRTRGHQPPIEYVPYVEINGYHNETMQEQVQEDLFHFVCKLLEPAPPKVCMNGATGGRCFRSAAFHFPSRRA, from the coding sequence ATGAAAGCGACAGGGTTGCTAAGTGCCCGATACATTTCATGTATATTCATCATTGCAGCACTGTCAAGTTCGCCCACTACTGGTGAGCCGGTGAACCTTGCCCTTTACTACGAAGGGTTGTGTCCCGACAGCCAGGATTTCATTCTTGGCCAGTTGTGGCCAACGTTCGGAAAGCTAGAAGAATACCTCGACTTGGATCTCCTACCATTCGGCAATGCTGACATGAAAGTCGCCAACGGAACGATCACCTTCCGGTGCCAGCACGGTCCTGACGAGTGCCTCGTCAACGAAGTGCAAACGTGCGCCGTCAAGTATGTGCACCCGACCAGGAAACTGCTAGATTTCGTCGCCTGCATGCTCCGCCAGCCCGACCCGACCCAAGCAGGTGCGTCGTGCGCACGGAAAGTGGGCACGGACTGGGCTGTCCTGGACAGGTGCAGCCGGGGACCCGAGGCTACTCAGCTCCTCTACGAAATGGGCAAGAGGACGCGGGGGCACCAGCCTCCAATCGAATATGTGCCCTACGTGGAGATTAACGGCTATCACAACGAGACTATGCAAGAACAGGTGCAGGAAGACCTTTTTCACTTCGTCTGCAAGCTCTTGGAACCAGCACCACCTAAAGTCTGCATGAATGGGGCAACCGGAGGTCGCTGTTTTAGAAGTGCCGCTTTTCACTTTCCTTCCCGAAGAGCATGA